A stretch of Malus sylvestris chromosome 11, drMalSylv7.2, whole genome shotgun sequence DNA encodes these proteins:
- the LOC126588765 gene encoding sugar transporter ERD6-like 7 isoform X1, translated as MATKEDVESDAQEGVRAPLMANVAGSAGGSGGGNLWMVYLSTFVAICGSYEFGCCAGYSSPTESAIQEDLSLSLSEYSMFGSILTFGAMVGAITIGPIADFLGRKGALRVSCAFCVAGWLAIYFSKAAWSLDIGRLLTGYGMGAFSYVVPIFVAEIAPKNLRGRLTAANQLMIVTGVSASFIIGVLVSWRTLALIGLIPCAVTLLGLFFIPESPRWLAKIGRYKDFEDALQKLRGKDADISEEAEEIRDYIATLDSLPKAKLLDLFQRRYWSSLVIGVGLMFCQQLGGINGVCFYVSDIFEQAGFSSSIGTITYAILQVIVTAIAAGVMDKAGRKPLILVSAAGLVLGSLLTAVSFFLKVHEWALNAVPILAVTGILVYIGAFSIGMGAVPWVVMSEIFPINIKGQAGSLATLVNWLCAWLCSYTFNYLMIWSSYGTFILYAGINALAILFVVALVPETKGKTLEHIQAAINK; from the exons ATGGCAACCAAGGAGGATGTGGAGAGTGATGCGCAGGAGGGAGTACGAGCGCCGCTTATGGCGAACGTAGCGGGATCAGCTGGTGGAAGCGGGGGAGGGAACCTGTGGATGGTTTATCTCAGCACATTTGTTGCAATTTGTGGCTCTTATGAGTTTGGATGCTGT GCCGGTTATTCTTCGCCTACTGAGTCCGCAATCCAGGAAGATCTCAGTTTATCATTATCTGAG TATTCAATGTTTGGCTCCATTTTGACATTTGGTGCAATGGTAGGAGCTATCACCATCGGACCTATCGCCGATTTTCTCGGCCGAAAAGGG GCCTTAAGAGTGTCATGTGCTTTCTGTGTTGCAGGTTGGCTTGCTATTTACTTCTCCAAG GCTGCTTGGTCGTTGGACATTGGGAGACTGCTAACTGGATACGGAATGGGAGCCTTTTCGTACGTG GTACCTATTTTCGTAGCTGAAATTGCACCCAAAAATCTTCGAGGAAGATTAACTGCTGCAAATCAG TTAATGATCGTAACTGGAGTGTCTGCTTCCTTCATAATCGGGGTATTAGTAAGTTGGCGGACATTAGCATTAATCG GACTTATTCCCTGCGCTGTGACACTTCTTGGTCTCTTTTTCATTCCCGAGTCTCCAAGATGGTTG GCAAAGATAGGACGGTATAAAGATTTTGAAGATGCGCTACAGAAACTGCGCGGCAAAGATGCTGACATATCTGAGGAAGCAGAAGAAATCCGGGATTATATTGCAACTCTTGACTCGCTCCCTAAAGCCAAATTGCTGGATTTGTTTCAAAGAAGATACTGGAGCTCACTCGTT ATCGGAGTTGGGCTGATGTTCTGTCAACAACTGGGAGGAATCAACGGGGTCTGTTTCTATGTGAGCGATATTTTTGAACAAGCAG GATTTTCCTCCAGCATTGGAACCATAACTTATGCTATCCTTCAG GTTATAGTTACCGCCATTGCTGCAGGCGTGATGGATAAAGCTGGACGAAAGCCTCTAATTTTG GTCTCTGCAGCCGGGTTGGTGCTTGGCTCTCTCTTGACGGCAGTTTCATTCTTTCTGAAG GTTCATGAATGGGCACTCAACGCAGTTCCCATACTTGCTGTAACCGGCATACTG GTCTACATAGGAGCATTTTCGATAGGAATGGGAGCAGTTCCTTGGGTTGTGATGTCCGAG ATATTCCCGATAAACATTAAGGGGCAGGCCGGAAGCTTAGCAACGCTAGTGAATTGGCTCTGCGCATGGTTGTGTTCCTACACTTTCAACTATCTTATGATTTGGAGCTCCTACG GTACCTTCATTCTCTACGCCGGAATCAACGCTCTGGCGATTTTGTTCGTGGTGGCGCTGGTGCCGGAAACGAAGGGGAAAACCCTGGAACATATTCAAGCagccataaataaatag
- the LOC126588765 gene encoding sugar transporter ERD6-like 7 isoform X2 — MATKEDVESDAQEGVRAPLMANVAGSAGGSGGGNLWMVYLSTFVAICGSYEFGCCAGYSSPTESAIQEDLSLSLSEYSMFGSILTFGAMVGAITIGPIADFLGRKGALRVSCAFCVAGWLAIYFSKAAWSLDIGRLLTGYGMGAFSYVVPIFVAEIAPKNLRGRLTAANQLMIVTGVSASFIIGVLVSWRTLALIGLIPCAVTLLGLFFIPESPRWLAKIGRYKDFEDALQKLRGKDADISEEAEEIRDYIATLDSLPKAKLLDLFQRRYWSSLVIGVGLMFCQQLGGINGVCFYVSDIFEQAGFSSSIGTITYAILQVIVTAIAAGVMDKAGRKPLILVSAAGLVLGSLLTAVSFFLKVHEWALNAVPILAVTGILVYIGAFSIGMGAVPWVVMSEIFPINIKGQAGSLATLVNWLCAWLCSYTFNYLMIWSSYGTFILYAAINALAIVFVVSMVPETKGKTLEQIQGAIN, encoded by the exons ATGGCAACCAAGGAGGATGTGGAGAGTGATGCGCAGGAGGGAGTACGAGCGCCGCTTATGGCGAACGTAGCGGGATCAGCTGGTGGAAGCGGGGGAGGGAACCTGTGGATGGTTTATCTCAGCACATTTGTTGCAATTTGTGGCTCTTATGAGTTTGGATGCTGT GCCGGTTATTCTTCGCCTACTGAGTCCGCAATCCAGGAAGATCTCAGTTTATCATTATCTGAG TATTCAATGTTTGGCTCCATTTTGACATTTGGTGCAATGGTAGGAGCTATCACCATCGGACCTATCGCCGATTTTCTCGGCCGAAAAGGG GCCTTAAGAGTGTCATGTGCTTTCTGTGTTGCAGGTTGGCTTGCTATTTACTTCTCCAAG GCTGCTTGGTCGTTGGACATTGGGAGACTGCTAACTGGATACGGAATGGGAGCCTTTTCGTACGTG GTACCTATTTTCGTAGCTGAAATTGCACCCAAAAATCTTCGAGGAAGATTAACTGCTGCAAATCAG TTAATGATCGTAACTGGAGTGTCTGCTTCCTTCATAATCGGGGTATTAGTAAGTTGGCGGACATTAGCATTAATCG GACTTATTCCCTGCGCTGTGACACTTCTTGGTCTCTTTTTCATTCCCGAGTCTCCAAGATGGTTG GCAAAGATAGGACGGTATAAAGATTTTGAAGATGCGCTACAGAAACTGCGCGGCAAAGATGCTGACATATCTGAGGAAGCAGAAGAAATCCGGGATTATATTGCAACTCTTGACTCGCTCCCTAAAGCCAAATTGCTGGATTTGTTTCAAAGAAGATACTGGAGCTCACTCGTT ATCGGAGTTGGGCTGATGTTCTGTCAACAACTGGGAGGAATCAACGGGGTCTGTTTCTATGTGAGCGATATTTTTGAACAAGCAG GATTTTCCTCCAGCATTGGAACCATAACTTATGCTATCCTTCAG GTTATAGTTACCGCCATTGCTGCAGGCGTGATGGATAAAGCTGGACGAAAGCCTCTAATTTTG GTCTCTGCAGCCGGGTTGGTGCTTGGCTCTCTCTTGACGGCAGTTTCATTCTTTCTGAAG GTTCATGAATGGGCACTCAACGCAGTTCCCATACTTGCTGTAACCGGCATACTG GTCTACATAGGAGCATTTTCGATAGGAATGGGAGCAGTTCCTTGGGTTGTGATGTCCGAG ATATTCCCGATAAACATTAAGGGGCAGGCCGGAAGCTTAGCAACGCTAGTGAATTGGCTCTGCGCATGGTTGTGTTCCTACACTTTCAACTATCTTATGATTTGGAGCTCCTACG